The Mugil cephalus isolate CIBA_MC_2020 chromosome 11, CIBA_Mcephalus_1.1, whole genome shotgun sequence genome includes a window with the following:
- the LOC125015812 gene encoding tumor necrosis factor receptor superfamily member 6B-like isoform X2, producing MSGVAKERLERYLEGREEKLSPVEAVKVEIRGGKMLFLPALILLSGVLCGASAVDPVPTYEHQDRRKILQCNKCPPGTHMVAHCTATSPTQCSPCGPDHFTELWNYLPKCLYCSNLCSENQEVEKECSPTSDRVCRCKEGFYAIDDFCFPHSECGPGQGVLTKGTLQKDTVCEYCLDGYFSNSSSASDLCVKHQECSSTQSVLLHGSVYHDTVCGSCEDLANGGETLMTFMSAFFGARRMRPGRKHMYVPESGEERPTTLPKQRGPLLDHIRRWLARAQEEQLRNLPERVSKLNTMAEKLEKRFSEIEQRIPNCTLSI from the exons ATGTCAGGAGTTGCTAAAGAGCGTCTTG AGAGGTATTTagaggggagggaagagaaGTTGTCACCAGTGGAGGCAGTCAAAGTGGAGATCCGAGGAGGCAAGATG CTCTTCCTACCAGCTCTCATCCTgctctctggtgtcctctgTGGTGCCTCAGCGGTGGATCCCGTTCCCACCTATGAGCACCAAGACCGGAGGAAAATCCTCCAGTGCAACAAGTGTCCGCCAGGCACTCACATGGTCGCTCACTGCACTGCCACCAGCCCCACCCAGTGCTCTCCGTGCGGACCGGACCACTTCACCGAGCTGTGGAACTACCTGCCCAAGTGTCTGTACTGCAGCAACCTATGCTCTGAGAAccaggaggtggagaaggagtgCTCCCCGACCAGCGACAGGGTGTGTCGGTGCAAAGAGGGCTTCTACGCCATTGACGACTTCTGTTTCCCACACTCAGAGTGTGGCCCCGGGCAGGGAGTCCTAACCAAAG GTACACTGCAAAAAGACACTGTTTGTGAGTACTGCCTCGATGGCTATTTTTCCAACTCATCTTCGGCGTCGGATTTGTGCGTAAAACACCAGGAATGCTCAAGCACACAGTCTGTGCTCCTCCACGGCTCAGTGTACCACGACACAGTGTGTGGCTCCTGTGAAGATCTTGCAAACGGAG GTGAAACGCTCATGACATTCATGTCAGCATTCTTTGGTGCACGCAGGATGCGTCCAGGAAGAAAGCATAT GTACGTGCCTGAGTCGGGAGAAGAGAGGCCCACCACTCTTCCCAAACAGAGAGGTCCCCTCCTGGATCACATCCGAAGGTGGCTGGCCAGAGCTCAAGAGGAACAGCTGAGAAACCTGCCAGAGAGGGTTTCGAAGCTCAACACCATGGCAGAAAAACTAGAGAAGAGATTCAGCGAGATTGAGCAGAGGATCCCAAACTGTACCTTAAGCATCTGA
- the LOC125015812 gene encoding tumor necrosis factor receptor superfamily member 6B-like isoform X1 gives MSGVAKERLERYLEGREEKLSPVEAVKVEIRGGKMLFLPALILLSGVLCGASAVDPVPTYEHQDRRKILQCNKCPPGTHMVAHCTATSPTQCSPCGPDHFTELWNYLPKCLYCSNLCSENQEVEKECSPTSDRVCRCKEGFYAIDDFCFPHSECGPGQGVLTKGTLQKDTVCEYCLDGYFSNSSSASDLCVKHQECSSTQSVLLHGSVYHDTVCGSCEDLANGGETLMTFMSAFFGARRMRPGRKHMFGNMYVPESGEERPTTLPKQRGPLLDHIRRWLARAQEEQLRNLPERVSKLNTMAEKLEKRFSEIEQRIPNCTLSI, from the exons ATGTCAGGAGTTGCTAAAGAGCGTCTTG AGAGGTATTTagaggggagggaagagaaGTTGTCACCAGTGGAGGCAGTCAAAGTGGAGATCCGAGGAGGCAAGATG CTCTTCCTACCAGCTCTCATCCTgctctctggtgtcctctgTGGTGCCTCAGCGGTGGATCCCGTTCCCACCTATGAGCACCAAGACCGGAGGAAAATCCTCCAGTGCAACAAGTGTCCGCCAGGCACTCACATGGTCGCTCACTGCACTGCCACCAGCCCCACCCAGTGCTCTCCGTGCGGACCGGACCACTTCACCGAGCTGTGGAACTACCTGCCCAAGTGTCTGTACTGCAGCAACCTATGCTCTGAGAAccaggaggtggagaaggagtgCTCCCCGACCAGCGACAGGGTGTGTCGGTGCAAAGAGGGCTTCTACGCCATTGACGACTTCTGTTTCCCACACTCAGAGTGTGGCCCCGGGCAGGGAGTCCTAACCAAAG GTACACTGCAAAAAGACACTGTTTGTGAGTACTGCCTCGATGGCTATTTTTCCAACTCATCTTCGGCGTCGGATTTGTGCGTAAAACACCAGGAATGCTCAAGCACACAGTCTGTGCTCCTCCACGGCTCAGTGTACCACGACACAGTGTGTGGCTCCTGTGAAGATCTTGCAAACGGAG GTGAAACGCTCATGACATTCATGTCAGCATTCTTTGGTGCACGCAGGATGCGTCCAGGAAGAAAGCATATGTTTGGCAATAT GTACGTGCCTGAGTCGGGAGAAGAGAGGCCCACCACTCTTCCCAAACAGAGAGGTCCCCTCCTGGATCACATCCGAAGGTGGCTGGCCAGAGCTCAAGAGGAACAGCTGAGAAACCTGCCAGAGAGGGTTTCGAAGCTCAACACCATGGCAGAAAAACTAGAGAAGAGATTCAGCGAGATTGAGCAGAGGATCCCAAACTGTACCTTAAGCATCTGA